In Hoeflea ulvae, one genomic interval encodes:
- a CDS encoding membrane-bound PQQ-dependent dehydrogenase, glucose/quinate/shikimate family, producing the protein MTTGESVTGHQQFETHSDSRGSATSLGSIYTSAIGLIVLLLGLVIGAGGVWLMSLGGSWYYAIAGAGLIISGYLLFRRKILGVGVYFLIWIGTLIWAVWEVGFELWPLVPRVVAPTVILVLVALTIPAFSARPASGRYGSHRGRTALLMLAGALAMSGIVTDGAKAQQQDEQIGGPGQTTPGAVDGAETTGEPADAAGSEAALGEGQAGENMPLRPPQVLEAGTDWPAYGGTYEGRRYSPLSQINRDNVADLEQVWQFRTGDMPSEGAEGKYSPENTPLKVGDSLFVCTAKNIMISIDAGTGKEEWRYDPVVSDDAIPYGATCRGVAYYRDEAAEPDALCAARVIETTLDARMIAVDAATGQLCSDFGQNGIVDLNDGIGETVPGWYAVSGPPTIVRGIAVTGAQVKDGQAEDAPSGVIRGYDAVTGELAWAWDMGKPDLKGLPPEGEAYTRGTPNMWTLAAGDEELGLVYLPMGNSSVDYYGANRSEAENEYSTALVALDVATGEVAWNFQTVHYDVWDYDLGSQPTLIDFPVEDGSVPALILPSKQGQIYVLNRETGEPLFPVEEREVPTGGVEPENLSPTQPYSSYAALNKPPLTERDMWGMSPLDQLWCRIQFHRAAYDGEYTPPTADRRWIQYPGYNGGSDWGGIAVDVERGIIIANYNDMPNYNQLIPREEADEQGIKPINEGGEGGGGEAGAQAGSPYAIAVNAGWRMPTGLLCKQPPYGGITAIDLKTGETLWDQPIGTARNNGPFGIPSMLPLKIGTPNNGGPLVTAGGLIFIAAATDDLLRAIDIETGEVVWQTVLPAGGQTTPMTYEVDGRQYIVIAPGGHHFMETKIGDHVIAYALPEGQ; encoded by the coding sequence ATGACCACGGGCGAATCCGTCACCGGCCACCAGCAGTTCGAAACTCATTCGGATTCGAGGGGGTCGGCGACCTCCCTTGGTTCAATATACACTTCAGCCATAGGTTTGATTGTTCTTCTGCTCGGACTGGTGATTGGCGCAGGCGGGGTCTGGCTGATGTCGCTGGGCGGGTCCTGGTATTACGCGATTGCAGGCGCCGGTCTTATCATCAGCGGTTACCTGCTGTTCCGGCGCAAGATTCTCGGTGTCGGTGTCTATTTCCTGATCTGGATCGGAACGCTGATCTGGGCGGTTTGGGAAGTCGGCTTCGAACTCTGGCCGCTGGTTCCCCGGGTCGTGGCTCCCACGGTTATTCTTGTTCTCGTCGCCCTGACGATTCCCGCGTTCTCAGCGCGGCCCGCTTCCGGCAGATATGGCTCGCATCGTGGCCGAACCGCTCTGTTGATGCTGGCGGGCGCCCTCGCGATGTCGGGGATTGTGACGGACGGCGCCAAGGCCCAGCAGCAGGACGAGCAGATTGGAGGACCGGGTCAGACCACTCCTGGCGCGGTTGATGGCGCAGAAACCACCGGGGAACCTGCAGATGCTGCAGGTTCCGAAGCCGCTTTGGGCGAGGGGCAGGCGGGCGAGAACATGCCGCTGCGTCCGCCGCAAGTGCTTGAAGCCGGGACGGACTGGCCGGCCTATGGCGGCACCTATGAGGGCCGCCGCTATTCGCCGCTGAGCCAGATCAACCGCGACAATGTGGCGGATCTCGAGCAGGTCTGGCAATTCCGCACAGGCGACATGCCCTCCGAGGGTGCCGAAGGCAAATATTCGCCTGAGAACACGCCCCTCAAGGTCGGCGACAGCCTGTTTGTCTGCACCGCCAAGAACATCATGATCTCGATTGATGCCGGCACCGGCAAGGAAGAATGGCGCTATGATCCGGTGGTGTCGGATGACGCCATCCCCTATGGCGCGACCTGCCGGGGTGTGGCCTATTACCGTGATGAGGCGGCGGAGCCCGACGCGCTCTGCGCCGCGCGGGTGATCGAGACCACGCTGGATGCGCGGATGATCGCAGTCGACGCCGCCACCGGCCAGCTCTGCAGCGATTTTGGCCAGAACGGCATTGTCGATCTGAATGACGGCATCGGTGAAACCGTGCCGGGATGGTATGCCGTCTCCGGTCCGCCGACCATCGTGCGCGGCATCGCTGTAACCGGCGCGCAGGTCAAGGACGGGCAGGCCGAAGACGCCCCCTCCGGTGTGATCCGGGGCTATGATGCAGTGACAGGCGAGCTGGCCTGGGCCTGGGACATGGGTAAGCCCGACCTCAAGGGACTGCCGCCGGAAGGCGAGGCCTATACACGCGGCACGCCCAACATGTGGACCCTTGCGGCCGGTGACGAAGAGCTGGGACTGGTCTATCTGCCGATGGGCAATTCCTCGGTCGACTATTACGGCGCCAATCGCTCCGAAGCGGAGAATGAATATTCGACAGCGCTGGTCGCTCTGGATGTGGCCACCGGCGAGGTGGCGTGGAACTTCCAGACGGTGCATTACGACGTCTGGGACTATGACCTCGGATCGCAGCCGACGCTGATCGATTTTCCCGTCGAGGATGGATCGGTTCCGGCACTGATTCTGCCCAGCAAGCAGGGACAGATCTATGTGTTGAACCGGGAGACGGGCGAGCCGCTGTTCCCGGTGGAAGAGCGCGAGGTGCCCACGGGTGGCGTCGAGCCTGAAAACCTGTCTCCGACCCAGCCCTATTCCAGCTATGCGGCGCTCAACAAGCCTCCGCTGACGGAAAGGGACATGTGGGGCATGAGCCCTCTGGACCAGCTCTGGTGCCGGATCCAGTTTCACCGCGCGGCCTATGACGGCGAATACACGCCGCCGACCGCTGACCGGCGCTGGATCCAGTATCCGGGCTACAATGGCGGATCGGACTGGGGCGGCATCGCCGTCGATGTCGAGCGCGGCATCATCATCGCCAATTACAACGACATGCCCAACTACAACCAGCTGATCCCGCGTGAAGAGGCTGACGAACAGGGCATCAAGCCGATCAACGAGGGTGGCGAAGGCGGTGGCGGTGAGGCCGGCGCCCAGGCCGGATCGCCCTATGCGATCGCGGTCAATGCAGGCTGGCGCATGCCCACCGGTCTGTTGTGCAAGCAGCCCCCCTATGGTGGCATCACGGCGATTGACCTGAAGACCGGCGAGACCCTGTGGGACCAGCCGATCGGCACGGCGCGCAACAATGGCCCCTTCGGGATCCCGTCGATGCTGCCGCTCAAGATCGGGACACCCAATAATGGCGGGCCGCTGGTCACCGCCGGCGGGCTGATCTTCATTGCCGCGGCAACCGATGATCTGCTGCGTGCCATCGATATCGAGACCGGCGAAGTGGTGTGGCAGACCGTCTTGCCGGCCGGCGGCCAGACGACGCCGATGACCTATGAGGTGGATGGCCGCCAGTATATCGTCATTGCGCCGGGTGGCCATCACTTCATGGAAACCAAGATCGGAGATCACGTCATCGCCTACGCGCTGCCCGAAGGTCAGTGA
- a CDS encoding cytochrome c oxidase subunit II → MRSSGALLPSVLSLLLLAGCTGSQSALDPAGKDASVLADLFWVLLIGAVVLWLAINGLFFYVTRIEPRSLSRRLAETLVIGGGIVFPVLLLSGLLYYALSIMPDQRLEGTGVEVRVTGEQWWWRVEYIPEPGAAPIVAANEIRLPANHRTEIKLGADKVIHSFWIPALAGKMDMFPGRQTRLAVEPTRVGVYRGQCAEFCGEAHALMSFQAVVLEQDEFAAWLEKERQDAVPPSTYLARRGEDIFFEEGCGACHAVRGTEAGGRTGPDLTHVGGRLSLGAGILPTDSESFGEWVRHTKIIKPGVKMPPFLHLSEDKLSALSAYLEGLK, encoded by the coding sequence GTGCGCAGCAGCGGGGCGCTTCTTCCGTCAGTCCTGTCGCTGCTATTGCTTGCGGGGTGCACGGGGTCGCAATCGGCTCTCGATCCCGCAGGCAAGGATGCCAGCGTGCTGGCCGATCTGTTCTGGGTTCTGCTGATCGGCGCTGTCGTGCTGTGGCTGGCGATCAACGGCCTGTTCTTCTACGTGACCCGCATCGAGCCTCGCTCGCTGTCGCGGCGGCTGGCGGAAACGCTGGTCATTGGCGGTGGCATCGTGTTTCCGGTCCTTTTGCTGTCGGGGCTGCTCTATTACGCGCTGTCGATCATGCCCGACCAGCGGCTGGAGGGCACCGGCGTCGAGGTTCGGGTCACGGGCGAACAATGGTGGTGGCGGGTTGAATATATCCCCGAGCCGGGGGCGGCGCCGATCGTGGCCGCCAACGAGATACGCCTGCCGGCCAATCATCGTACCGAGATCAAGCTCGGTGCCGACAAGGTCATCCATTCGTTCTGGATCCCGGCGCTGGCGGGGAAGATGGACATGTTCCCGGGGCGCCAGACCCGGCTTGCGGTGGAGCCGACCAGGGTGGGCGTCTATCGCGGCCAGTGCGCCGAATTTTGCGGCGAAGCCCATGCGCTGATGTCATTCCAGGCCGTGGTTCTTGAGCAGGACGAATTTGCGGCCTGGCTGGAGAAGGAGCGGCAGGACGCGGTGCCGCCGTCGACCTATCTGGCGCGGCGGGGCGAAGACATCTTTTTCGAGGAAGGCTGCGGCGCGTGCCATGCGGTGCGCGGAACGGAGGCCGGAGGACGGACCGGTCCCGACCTTACCCATGTCGGCGGCCGGCTGTCGCTGGGCGCCGGGATACTGCCGACGGACAGCGAATCCTTTGGCGAGTGGGTCCGCCATACCAAGATCATCAAGCCGGGGGTGAAGATGCCGCCTTTCCTCCACCTGTCCGAGGACAAGCTCTCAGCGTTGAGTGCCTATCTTGAGGGGTTGAAGTGA
- a CDS encoding cytochrome c oxidase assembly protein, whose amino-acid sequence MKQHGFLLGGLGLLLLVWLVPVESATGGYFSAHMLRHMTVVALATPLIVLGAPGFFADVRVSPLLASVVEFLIVWGWHLPAFHDHARANPAMLASEQLSFLLAGLLLWASVLKPREALAGAGGLFLTSMHMTLLGAILILSPRLLYQADVCRLGGVPDQQMGGMIMLAIGTPVYLAASLVLLSGELRSGRKGEMAP is encoded by the coding sequence ATGAAACAGCATGGTTTTCTGCTGGGTGGCCTGGGCCTGTTGCTGCTGGTCTGGCTGGTTCCCGTCGAAAGCGCGACGGGCGGCTATTTTTCGGCCCATATGCTGCGGCACATGACGGTGGTGGCGCTTGCGACACCGCTGATCGTTCTGGGTGCGCCGGGGTTTTTCGCAGATGTCAGGGTGTCGCCGCTGCTTGCTTCGGTGGTTGAATTCCTGATTGTCTGGGGCTGGCATCTGCCCGCCTTTCACGACCATGCACGGGCCAATCCGGCGATGCTCGCCTCCGAGCAGCTTTCGTTCCTGCTGGCCGGGCTGCTGCTGTGGGCATCGGTGCTCAAGCCGCGCGAGGCCCTGGCCGGCGCCGGCGGCCTGTTTCTCACCTCGATGCACATGACCCTGCTCGGGGCCATCCTGATCCTGAGCCCGCGACTGCTGTACCAGGCGGATGTGTGCCGTCTGGGCGGGGTGCCCGACCAGCAGATGGGCGGGATGATCATGCTGGCAATCGGCACGCCGGTCTATCTGGCTGCAAGCCTGGTGCTCTTGTCCGGGGAGCTGCGCAGCGGCAGGAAAGGCGAGATGGCACCATGA
- the ctaD gene encoding cytochrome c oxidase subunit I, which produces MLAAPVDKEARDRGAEQLRETWKTPKGFRYCTAVNNSEIGKWYALSAFFFMMCAGVLGLLIRVQLAVPDNDFLSADRFNQFFTMHGSAMMFLFAVPMFEAISILLLPGFLGARDMPFPRLSAYGFWCFLIGGIFVMSSVLFGVAPNSGWFMYPPLATEAEGMGSDIWLLGLSFIEVASIAAAVELIVGVLKCRPPGMRINLMPLYAWYVLVVGGMILFAFPPLIAGDFLFELQRSFDWPFFDPERGGDPMLWQHLFWIFGHPEVYIIFLPSIAIAAMVVPTAAQRPIVGYSWIVLSAVGTGFLSFGLWVHHMFTTGLPSMSLGFFSAASEAVVIPTGIQLFAFVATLMVGRVKMSLPMLFISGALAIFTAGGLTGVMVALAPFDWQAHDTYFVVAHLHYTLFGGMVFPLMAGVYYFFPFITKKTLSKRAGRIVFWLLFVGFNVTFLPMHLTGLMGMPRRVYTYPSVMGWDLLNLISSVGAFIVAAGFVVFAIDLLRPRGRQPFAPRNPWNAGTLEWSHDVPEENWGVRSVPYITSRYPLWEQENLVERMDEGRFYLPDAPELKRETLVTTVLDAKPIQCLRVTGPTWITIVAAVFTGGAFIFPTFHWYPPAIFCGGVAIASVIYWLWTATSQIPEKGKDVRDAGLSLKLPVYASGPASVGWWGVWITMLGDATAFASLVFGFVFYWTAKPDFPPAGTEHAMLSYLALGVAALVASWASIYRARIVNHQGKVATTRTLLVAAPLLAIAGSGLFYLSVANADLDPTRHVYPAIVWAVMIWTIVHTGGGVIMQCYCLAGAVFGKVTPEHDADLWNVTLYWHFVCLTVVVAGLTIGLMPRVM; this is translated from the coding sequence ATGCTGGCCGCGCCGGTGGACAAGGAGGCCCGGGACCGCGGTGCGGAGCAGTTGCGCGAGACCTGGAAGACGCCGAAAGGGTTCCGCTACTGTACGGCGGTCAACAATTCCGAGATCGGAAAGTGGTACGCGCTCAGCGCCTTCTTCTTCATGATGTGCGCCGGCGTGCTCGGCCTGCTGATCCGGGTGCAGCTTGCCGTGCCGGACAATGATTTCCTGTCGGCCGACCGCTTCAACCAGTTTTTCACCATGCATGGCTCGGCCATGATGTTCCTCTTTGCCGTGCCGATGTTCGAGGCCATCTCGATCCTGCTGCTGCCGGGCTTTCTCGGGGCGCGGGACATGCCGTTCCCGCGGCTGTCGGCCTATGGTTTCTGGTGCTTCCTCATCGGCGGTATCTTCGTTATGAGCTCGGTCCTGTTCGGGGTCGCACCCAACAGCGGCTGGTTCATGTATCCGCCGCTTGCCACCGAGGCCGAGGGGATGGGCTCCGACATCTGGCTGCTGGGGCTGTCATTCATCGAGGTGGCCTCCATCGCGGCTGCGGTGGAGCTGATCGTGGGTGTTCTGAAATGCCGGCCACCAGGCATGCGCATCAACCTGATGCCGCTTTACGCCTGGTACGTGCTGGTCGTGGGCGGCATGATCCTGTTTGCATTTCCGCCACTGATCGCCGGCGATTTCCTGTTCGAATTGCAGCGGAGTTTCGACTGGCCGTTCTTCGATCCCGAGCGCGGCGGCGATCCGATGCTGTGGCAGCATCTGTTCTGGATCTTCGGCCACCCGGAAGTCTACATCATCTTTTTGCCCTCGATTGCCATTGCCGCGATGGTGGTGCCGACCGCGGCACAACGGCCGATCGTCGGCTATTCGTGGATCGTGTTGTCGGCTGTGGGCACCGGGTTCCTGTCGTTTGGTCTGTGGGTGCATCACATGTTCACCACCGGCCTGCCTTCGATGTCGCTCGGCTTCTTCTCGGCGGCGTCAGAGGCGGTGGTTATCCCGACGGGCATCCAGCTCTTCGCCTTCGTGGCGACGCTGATGGTCGGGCGGGTGAAGATGAGCCTGCCGATGCTGTTCATCTCCGGCGCGTTGGCGATCTTCACCGCCGGTGGCCTGACAGGCGTAATGGTGGCGCTGGCGCCGTTCGACTGGCAGGCGCATGACACCTATTTCGTTGTCGCCCACCTGCATTACACGCTGTTTGGCGGGATGGTGTTTCCGCTGATGGCGGGGGTCTATTATTTCTTCCCGTTCATCACCAAGAAAACACTGTCGAAGCGGGCCGGGCGGATCGTGTTCTGGCTGTTGTTCGTCGGCTTCAACGTGACCTTCCTGCCGATGCATCTCACCGGCCTGATGGGGATGCCGCGCCGGGTCTATACCTATCCATCGGTTATGGGATGGGATCTACTCAACCTGATTTCCTCGGTGGGCGCCTTCATTGTCGCTGCAGGCTTCGTGGTGTTCGCCATCGATCTGCTGCGCCCGCGCGGCAGGCAGCCATTTGCGCCGCGCAACCCGTGGAACGCGGGGACCCTGGAATGGTCGCACGACGTGCCCGAGGAAAACTGGGGCGTGCGCTCGGTTCCCTATATCACCAGCCGCTACCCGCTCTGGGAGCAGGAGAACCTGGTCGAGCGGATGGACGAGGGGCGGTTCTATCTGCCCGATGCGCCGGAGCTGAAACGCGAGACGCTGGTGACCACCGTTCTCGATGCAAAGCCGATCCAGTGCCTGCGGGTGACCGGACCGACCTGGATCACCATTGTGGCGGCGGTGTTTACCGGCGGGGCGTTCATCTTTCCGACCTTTCACTGGTACCCGCCGGCCATCTTCTGCGGCGGTGTGGCGATTGCCAGCGTGATCTACTGGCTGTGGACGGCGACCTCGCAGATTCCCGAGAAAGGCAAGGACGTGCGTGACGCCGGCCTGTCGCTCAAGCTCCCGGTCTACGCTTCCGGCCCGGCCTCCGTCGGCTGGTGGGGCGTCTGGATTACCATGCTTGGCGATGCGACGGCATTTGCCAGCCTGGTGTTCGGGTTCGTCTTCTACTGGACGGCCAAGCCGGATTTCCCGCCGGCGGGAACCGAGCACGCCATGCTGAGCTATCTTGCGCTGGGTGTCGCCGCACTGGTGGCGTCCTGGGCTTCGATCTATCGCGCGCGCATCGTCAACCACCAAGGCAAGGTGGCGACCACTCGGACACTGCTTGTGGCTGCGCCGCTGCTGGCGATCGCGGGAAGCGGATTGTTCTATCTCTCTGTTGCCAATGCGGATCTGGATCCGACCAGGCATGTCTATCCGGCGATCGTCTGGGCGGTGATGATCTGGACCATTGTCCACACCGGCGGCGGGGTGATCATGCAGTGCTACTGCCTGGCGGGTGCTGTGTTTGGCAAGGTGACGCCCGAGCATGACGCCGATCTGTGGAACGTGACGTTGTACTGGCACTTTGTCTGTCTGACGGTGGTGGTCGCCGGATTGACCATCGGACTGATGCCGAGGGTGATGTGA